In Cydia splendana chromosome 26, ilCydSple1.2, whole genome shotgun sequence, the following are encoded in one genomic region:
- the LOC134803549 gene encoding retinol dehydrogenase 11-like — MWFLYLLFFIFVSWVYIKHTSGIFKNSKHLVGKVVIVTGANSGIGFETAKNLAERGARVIMACRDERRGVTARDQIVAATGNPDVHYLHLDLASLKSVRRFAKNINTSQERLDILINNAAIYGSELVKTEDGLLLGMQVNHFGPFLLTCLLLPKLKSSAPSRIINVASMGHHYCNLDLNNLNGEKDTVKTINVRKMYYASKLCNILMIVELDRRLQGTGVTANSLHPGCVDSGIITTIPVVKHMLFLLRVFCKSPWEGAQTTVQVAVAPELASTSGRYFQDCREAKPSRTAQDRKLARALWEVSEKFVQMK; from the coding sequence ATGTGGTTTTTATACTTGTTATTTTTCATCTTCGTCTCATGGGTTTATATCAAACATACGAGCGGTATTTTCAAGAACAGCAAACATTTGGTGGGTAAAGTGGTTATAGTGACAGGTGCAAATTCGGGCATAGGATTTGAAACAGCAAAGAATCTAGCGGAGAGAGGGGCGCGAGTAATTATGGCGTGCAGGGACGAGCGCCGCGGCGTCACAGCCAGGGACCAGATCGTCGCTGCCACCGGCAACCCTGATGTGCACTACCTACACCTAGACCTCGCATCTTTAAAATCAGTCAGAAGATTTGCCAAGAATATTAACACTAGCCAAGAACGGCTGGACATCCTGATCAACAATGCGGCTATATACGGCTCGGAGCTCGTAAAAACTGAAGACGGATTACTACTAGGCATGCAGGTCAACCATTTTGGACCATTCTTGTTGACTTGCTTACTTTTACCGAAACTGAAATCGTCAGCGCCAAGTCGTATAATCAATGTCGCGTCTATGGGCCATCATTATTGCAACCTTGATTTGAATAACCTTAATGGTGAGAAAGATACAGTTAAAACGATAAATGTGAGAAAGATGTACTATGCATCAAAATTATGCAATATTTTGATGATAGTTGAGTTGGACCGACGGTTGCAAGGCACTGGAGTAACGGCAAACTCTTTGCATCCGGGGTGTGTGGATTCTGGCATCATAACTACCATACCCGTCGTTAAGCATATGTTGTTTCTGCTTCGGGTTTTCTGCAAAAGTCCATGGGAAGGTGCTCAGACGACGGTGCAGGTCGCGGTAGCACCAGAGCTCGCCTCGACCAGCGGCCGCTACTTCCAAGACTGCCGTGAAGCGAAACCTTCAAGAACCGCTCAAGATCGTAAACTAGCTCGTGCGTTGTGGGAAGTGTCCGAAAAGTTTGTTCAAATGAAATAA
- the LOC134803551 gene encoding serine palmitoyltransferase 2-like, whose translation MALKTNGSIFNLSNTSRSRKCKSCDDGEILQRRACESTKTPPVRPLDRSALGSEGSFERCSRLTAVLTRLGFYLLIFLGQLNQLLFPPKVSKERNREGYAQLYKSFDQFYSRYVYRRVRHCFNRPVCSAPDAEITLMERSSHDYNWSLRFTGRELQCVNLGSYNYVGYRGGKDEVVTAARSYGLVLSSPRAELGSCTLHKQLEDELADFFGVEAAVVVGNGFLTNSLTLPALLGSDSLVLSDASNHTSLVLGMRLARVPVRVFRHNDMRHLEQLARQARAEGRWRKIVIVMEGIYSMEGSLAALPAAIALKKQLGLHLYIDEAHSIGLGSRGRGATDACGVSPRDVDVLMGTFSKSFPGAGGYIAGSTALVRWVRAHGAAHAYAQAMPPPVAAQVLSALRDLRGPAGQARVAALRDNTRYFRAGLQAMGVVVHGHPQSPVVPMLVYSSSKMIACVERLTTAGVAAAGVAFPATPLYQARMRFCLSAAHTREHLDTALAAIEAAADELGLRYSRQTDNEAPMTNTQSFQALCTDRKS comes from the exons ATGGCGCTAAAGACGAATGGCAGCATTTTTAATCTTAGTAACACTAGCAGAAGTAGAAAATGTAAATCTTGTGATGATGGCGAGATACTTCAAAGAAGGGCTTGCGAGAGTACC AAGACACCTCCAGTCCGCCCGCTCGACCGTAGCGCGCTCGGCTCGGAAGGCTCGTTCGAGCGCTGCTCGCGGCTGACCGCTGTGCTAACGAGGCTCGGCTTCTATCTCCTCATCTTCCTCGGCCAATTGAATCAATTGCTGTTCCCGCCCAAGGTCTCCAAAGAGCGGAACAGAGAG GGCTACGCGCAGCTATACAAGTCGTTCGACCAGTTCTACTCCCGCTACGTGTACCGCCGCGTGCGCCACTGCTTCAATCGGCCAGTGTGCTCGGCGCCTGACGCAGAGATCACTCTCATGGAGCGCTCCAGTCACGACTACAACTGGAGCTTGAG GTTCACCGGCCGCGAGCTGCAGTGCGTGAACCTAGGCTCGTACAACTATGTGGGCTACCGAGGCGGGAAGGACGAGGTGGTGACCGCAGCGCGAAGCTACGGGCTCGTTTTAAGCTCTCCTCGCGCAGAGCTGGGATCGTGCACCCTGCATAAACAGCTTGAGGACGAGTTGGCTGATTTCTTTGGAGTTGAG GCAGCAGTGGTCGTGGGCAACGGTTTCCTCACGAACTCGCTGACGCTGCCAGCGCTGCTGGGCTCTGACTCGCTGGTGCTGAGCGACGCGAGCAACCACACCAGCCTCGTGCTCGGGATGCGGCTCGCACGCGTGCCCGTGCGCGTCTTCAGGCACAATGATATGCGGCACCTGGAGCAGCTGGCGAGGCAGGCGCGCGCTGAAGGACGCTGGCGGAAAATTGTTATC GTTATGGAAGGGATCTACAGCATGGAGGGTTCCCTCGCTGCGCTTCCAGCGGCCATCGCGCTGAAGAAGCAGCTAGGCCTCCACCTCTACATCGACGAGGCCCACAGCATCGGGCTGGGGTCGCGCGGGCGCGGTGCCACGGACGCGTGCGGCGTGAGTCCGCGGGATGTCGATGTGCTCATGGGGACGTTTAGTAAGAGTTTTCCTGGCGCCGGCGGTTATATTGCCG GTTCCACCGCGTTGGTGCGCTGGGTGCGCGCGCACGGAGCCGCGCACGCTTACGCGCAGGCCATGCCGCCGCCCGTCGCCGCGCAGGTGCTGAGCGCGCTGCGCGACCTGCGCGGGCCGGCCGGGCAGGCGCGGGTGGCCGCGCTGAGGGACAACACGCGCTACTTCCGCGCTGG GTTACAAGCGATGGGCGTGGTGGTACACGGGCACCCCCAGTCCCCAGTAGTACCCATGCTGGTATACTCGTCCAGCAAGATGATAGCTTGCGTAGAGCGGCTCACGACAGCCGGGGTCGCGGCCGCCGGCGTGGCGTTCCCCGCTACGCCTCTGTACCAAGCGCGTATGCG GTTCTGCCTGTCGGCTGCACACACGCGGGAGCACCTGGACACGGCGCTGGCGGCCATAGAGGCGGCGGCGGACGAGCTGGGGCTGCGGTACTCGCGTCAGACAGATAACGAAGCACCGATGACGAACACACAGTCTTTCCAAGCACTTTGCACCGACCGAAAGTCTTAA